The proteins below are encoded in one region of Saccopteryx leptura isolate mSacLep1 chromosome 1, mSacLep1_pri_phased_curated, whole genome shotgun sequence:
- the LOC136388654 gene encoding olfactory receptor 5F1-like, producing the protein MTRTNYTLVTEFILLGLTDTLELQIVLFLLIFVIYTLTVWGNVGMIFLIRIDSRLHTPMYFFLANLSFVDVCCSSNVTPKVLVDLFSEKKTISFAGCFLQMYFFIALATTECLLFGLMAYDRYVAICNPLLYPLVMSRTVCLKMAAGAFTAGLLNSMVNTSYVSSLPFCSSNVIHHFFCDSPPIFKLSCSDTHLNESIFSTFAGVNLVGVLVLILSSYTYILFSIFRMHSGEGRHKAFSTCASHLIAIFLFYSTSMYTYLRPTSSYSLSQDKVVSVFYTMVIPMLNPLVYSFRNKDVKKALRTVITRKRIPSLL; encoded by the coding sequence ATGACCAGGACAAATTACACCTTGGTGACAGAGTTCATCCTGCTGGGATTAACAGACACGCTGGAGCTACAGATTGTCctctttttgctcatttttgtgaTCTACACTCTGACAGTCTGGGGGAATGTTGGGATGATCTTCTTAATCAGGATTGATTCACGACTTCACACACCCATGTATTTCTTCCTGGCTAACCTGTCCTTTGTGGATGTTTGTTGTTCCTCCAACGTCACCCCAAAGGTATTGGTGGATTtattttcagagaagaaaaccaTCTCATTTGCTGGCTGCTTTCTGCAGATGTACTTCTTTATCGCCTTGGCCACTACTGAATGCCTCCTCTTTGGGTTAATGGCCTATGACCGCTATGTGGCCATATGCAACCCTCTACTTTACCCCTTGGTCATGTCCAGGACAGTCTGCCTAAAAATGGCAGCAGGAGCCTTCACGGCGGGGCTGTTGAACTCCATGGTGAACACAAGTTATGTAAGCAGCTTGCCGTTCTGCAGTTCCAATGTCATCCACCACTTCTTCTGTGACAGCCCTCCCATTTTTAAGCTCTCATGTTCTGACACACACCTGAATGAAAGCATCTTTTCCACTTTTGCTGGAGTAAATTTGGTGGGGGTTCTGGTGCTCATCCTCTCCTCCTACACTTACATTCTCTTCTCCATCTTCCGTATGCAttcaggggaggggaggcacaAAGCTTTCTCTACGTGTGCCTCTCACCTAATAGCtatatttctattctattccaccTCCATGTATACTTACCTGAGACCTACTTCCAGCTACTCCCTGAGTCAGGACAAAGTGGTGTCCGTGTTCTATACAATGGTGATCCCCATGTTGAACCCTCTGGTCTACAGCTTCCGGAATAAGGATGTAAAAAAGGCTTTACGTACTGTAATTACGAGGAAAAGAATCCCTTCATTGCTGTGA